In Dasypus novemcinctus isolate mDasNov1 chromosome 10, mDasNov1.1.hap2, whole genome shotgun sequence, one DNA window encodes the following:
- the TRAF6 gene encoding TNF receptor-associated factor 6, translating to MSLLNCENSCGSSQPESDCCAAMASSCGAAAKDDSVSGTASTGTLTGSFMEEIQGYDVEFDPPLESKYECPICLMALREAVQTPCGHRFCKACIIKSIRDAGHKCPVDNEILLENQLFPDNFAKREILSLMVKCPNEGCLHKMELRHLEEHQAHCEFALMDCPQCQHPFQKCQLNIHILKECPRRQVSCVNCAISMAFEDKEIHDQNCPLANVICEYCDTILIREQMPNHYDLDCPTAPIPCTFSTFGCHEKMQRNHLARHLQENTQSHMRMLAQALQNLNLALTPLVQRDMLPYDSASLSRAPSGCHPEVQNFQETIQQLEGRLVRQDHQIRELTAKMETQSMYVCELKRTIRTLEDKVAEMEAQQCNGIYIWKIGNFGMHLKSQEEEKAVVIHSPGFYTGKPGYKLCMRLHLQLPTAQRCANYISLFVHTMQGDYDSHLPWPFQGTIRLTILDQSETPIRQNHEEIMDAKPELLAFQRPTIPRNPKGFGYVTFMHLEALKQRTFIKDDTLLVRCEVSTRFDMGSHRREGFQPRSTDAGV from the exons ATGAGTCTATTAAACTGTGAAAACAGCTGTGGATCCAGCCAGCCTGAAAGTGATTGTTGTGCTGCCATGGCCAGCTCCTGTGGTGCCGCAGCCAAAGATGACAGTGTCAGTGGAACTGCCAGCACAGGGACCCTCACCGGCTCCTTTATGGAAGAGATCCAGGGATATGATGTAGAGTTTGACCCACCCCTGGAAAGCAAGTATGAATGCCCCATCTGCTTGATGGCGTTACGGGAAGCAGTACAAACACCATGTGGCCATAGGTTCTGCAAAGCCTGCATTATCAAATCAATAAG GGATGCAGGTCACAAATGTCCAGTTGACAATGAAATACTGCTAGAAAATCAACTATTTCCTGACAATTTTGCAAAACGAGAGATTCTTTCTCTGATGGTGAAGTGTCCAAATGAAGGCTGTTTGCACAAGATGGAACTGAGGCATCTAGAG GAACATCAAGCACATTGTGAGTTTGCTCTTATGGATTGTCCCCAATGTCAACATCCCTTCCAAAAATGCCAGCTTAATATTCACATTCTCAAGGAGTGTCCAAGGAGACAGGTTTCTTGTGTGAACTGTGCTATATCAATGGCATTTGAAGATAAAGAG aTCCATGACCAGAACTGTCCTTTGGCAaatgtcatctgtgaatactGTGATACCATACTCATCAGAGAACAG atgCCTAATCATTATGATCTAGACTGTCCTACAGCCCCAATTCCATGCACATTCAGTACTTTTGGTTGCCATGAAAAG ATGCAGAGGAATCACTTGGCACGCCACCTGCAGGAGAATACCCAATCGCATATGAGAATGTTGGCCCAAGCTCTTCAGAATCTAAACCTTGCTTTAACTCCCTTAGTTCAACGTGATATGCTTCCATATGATTCTGCCTCTCTTTCTCGGGCTCCCTCTGGGTGTCATCCAGAGGTCCAGAATTTCCAAGAAACCATTCAGCAGTTAGAGGGTCGCCTTGTAAGACAAGACCACCAAATCCGGGAGCTAACTGCTAAAATGGAAACTCAGAGTATGTATGTATGTGAGCTCAAACGAACTATTCGAACCCTTGAGGACAAAGTTGCTGAAATGGAAGCCCAGCAGTGCAATGGGATTTACATCTGGAAAATTGGCAACTTTGGGATGCATCTGAAATctcaagaagaagagaaagctgtTGTCATTCATAGCCCTGGATTTTACACTGGCAAACCCGGCTACAAATTGTGCATGCGCCTGCACCTTCAGTTGCCAACTGCTCAGCGCTGTGCAAACTATATATCCCTCTTTGTCCACACAATGCAAGGAGATTATGATAGCCACCTCCCTTGGCCCTTCCAGGGTACAATACGCCTTACGATTCTTGATCAGTCTGAAACACCTATAAGGCAAAACCATGAAGAGATAATGGATGCCAAACCAGAGCTGCTTGCCTTCCAACGACCCACAATCCCACGGAACCCGAAAGGTTTCGGTTATGTGACTTTTATGCATCTGGAAGCCCTAAAACAAAGAACCTTCATTAAGGATGATACTTTACTAGTACGCTGTGAAGTCTCTACACGCTTCGACATGGGTAGCCATCGGAGGGAAGGCTTTCAACCACGAAGCACTGATGCAGGTGTATAG